TCTTTTCACTATGAAGCTGAAACCCGGAAGATTCTTCTCCCGAATTCTCAGGATCAGAATGACGCAGTGGTTTTTACCCCCATCATCTATCTGATTTAAATTGCAACAAACCCTCCTAAAGTTGTTGAATTTAACAGCTAAATTGCAGATTTTAATGTAAGCGCTTACACTTTATTCAGGGCGGTGATACCGGTCGGAATGGATCAAAATTTAACTGCAGAGGTTCCAATTGCCTATAACCATATATGACATTGCCAAAGCTGCCGGTGTTAGTATAGCCACGGTGTCCAGGGTGTTTAATCAGGCAGAGAATGTTAAACCGCAAACACGGAAAAAAGTCTTAAAAATTGCGGACGAAATGGGGTATCATCCGCATGTTTATGCACAAGGTTTGGCCAGTAAGAAAAAGAACCGGATTGTAATGCTGGCACCCGTCATGTCCAATTACTTTTTTACGGAAGTTCTCAGGGGAATTCAGGATAGCCTCGCGGAAGAACATTTTGAGCTTAATATTGTAAACATTGGACGGAAAAAGGACGCTTTTAAACTCGTCGAAGAGACGATTAAAAAACGGTGGGCTGAGGGGTATCTGTTGGTATCACTTCACTTTTCTGAAAAAGAGTTGAAATTACTCAAACGCCATAACATTCCGGTTTGTCTGGTGGATGATTTTAGTAACTCATTCGACTCGGTTAGCTTCAATAATGAAGAGGGAGCTTACCTGGCAACGAAGTATCTTATCTCTAAAGGAAACCGACAAATCGCAGTTCTATCAGCGAATGCGAACTCGATTCCCATTCGTGATCGCTTAAAAGGGTACAGAAGGGCTTTGGACGAATTTGAAATACCATATGATGAAAACCTGATTATTACCGGAGACAGTATGGAGCGCGACGGATTTACCGAGTTGAGCGGTTATCAGGCTATGAATAAAATTTTAAACCTTGATCCTATACCCGACGCTGTGTTTTGCACGTCCGATACCAAAGCTGTAGGTGCCCAAAAAGCGTTAAAGGAGCATGGCGTGCATCTCCCGCTCATCAGTTTTGATAACCTAACGATTGCGGAGTACATCGGGCTCTCGACAGTCAATCAACCCATGTACGACATGGGATTCCGAGCTACCAATAAACTCATTCAGAGATTGCACAACCCGGATCTGCGTATTAGCAACGAGGTTCATCATCCGGAACTTGTGATTCGCTCTTCATCAGAGAAATTAAAAGAAGTAACATCATGAATTTAGATCTTAGAAAAACGGCCTTTCTTCTTCTCCCGCTAATATTGCTGGCGCAAACCTTAGCGGCACAAGTCATAACAACCGAACCTGCTTTTCCTACGGAGGATGAGCCTCTTACAATTATTTTTGATGCATCTGAAGATCCGGGAGGAGAACTGGAGGGATACACAGGTAATCTTTATGCTCATACAGGTTTAATTGTATCAGAATCAGATCAAGGTACTTCAGAATGGGAGTATGTGATTGGTACCTGGGGAGATAACAGTGCTCAGCCTCAATTGACAAGCTTGGGCAATGATCGTTGGGAGCTGGAGATTAATGACATTCGGGACTTCTATGATGTCCCGGCCACTGAGGATAAAATTTATCAAATTGCTATTGTCTTTCGCAGTTCGGATGGCAATAGCCAGTCTCGGCCGGATCTTTTTATTGATCTCTACGATGATGAACTTCTGGTTCGTTTTACCCGGCCGGATGTATCTGCCCTGAATCCCTTTTTTGCTGAAGTGGGAGAGACGGTCAACCTGCAGGCGGAAGCATCATCCACCAATCCAATCCAGTCATTAACTCTCTTTGAAGGTAATACCGAACTGGCCAGTACCACCGAAACTTCCCTGGAGTACGACTATAATGTAACAAGCTCCGGACGTACCGATTTTGTCATAGAAGTAGAGGATGATCAGGGAAATGTTGAGTCTGACTCCCTCTATATAATGGTAAATCCTCCCGTAAATGTACAGGCTCGCCCGAATGGGATAGAAGATGGAATTCACTATCACGAGGATCCATCTACCGTTACCTTCTCCTTTTATGCACCGGATAAGCAATTTGCTTACCTGATTGGGGATATGACGGACTGGGAAATCAGTGAAGATCATTTCATGAATCTGGATGAAACTGATCCGACCGGAAACCGTTTTTGGATTACATTGAACGATTTAACACCGGGTGAGATCTATCGCTTTCAGTATTTTATTGATGGTGAAATCCGTGTAGCTGATCTCTATTCAGAGCTGATTCTGGATAGAAATAACGACCAGTATATTGATGAGTCGATCTATCCAAATATGCCACAGTATCCGCATGGTTTAACGGAAGATGCCGTTACTGTTATTGAGCCGGGTAGTGAAGAATATGAGTGGCAAGTACCCGATTTTGAACGGCCTGCAAAAGAAGAGCTTGTGGTTTATGAGTTGTTGCTTAGAGATTTTGTGGAAGAGAGTTCGTTTGATGTTTTGACCGACACGCTCGACTACCTTGAAAATCTGGGCGTGAATGCCATAGAACTGATGCCGGTTTCCGAATTCAGCGGTAATCTGAGCTGGGGTTATAATCCTGTTTTCCACGGAGCGCTGGACAAAGCGTATGGGTCAAAAGATTCTTTCAAGCGATTTGTGGATGAAGCTCACTCCAGGGGGATAGCTGTCCTGCTTGATGTAGTTTACAACCACGCTGAAGGAAACTCTCCTTTGATTCGAATTTACGGTTCAGATCGGAATTCAAATCCATTGATAGGGCCGGGACACGCATACAACGTATTTAATCACCTCAATCACGATCATCCCTACATTCAGTACTGGCTCGACCGCATGAACCGATACTGGTTGGAGGAGTACAATGTTGACGGATACCGGTTTGATTTATCCAAGGGATTTGCGACAAACGTAAACACCGGAAACAATTTGAACGGATATAATGCCGAACGAATTTCTAATCTGAAACGAATGGCGGATGCCATGTGGGAGGTTGACCCGGATTCGTACATCATTCTGGAGCATCTTGGGGCTGATTCTGAAGAGATAGAACTATCCGATTATGGCATGTTGCTGTGGGGAAATCAAAATCACACTTACAGTCAAGCTTCGATGGGATTTCAGGAAGAGTCCGATTTTTCACGTGTCTATTTTGGAAATCGGGGCTGGAATAATCCGTACCTGGTAGGGTATATGGAGAGCCACGATGAGCAGTGGATGATGTTCAGAAATCTCAATTTTGGGAATGAACTCAACGAAAATCATGATATTACCGAAGAGAGTGTCGCTTTAAACCGACAAAAACTGGCCGGTGCGTTTTTCTTCACCGTTCCGGGGCCTAAAATGATCTGGCAATTTGGCGAATTGGGTTACGGTGGCGGTCCGGGTGAGTGCCTTAAACCGGGAGACGGTTCAGACGGATCGTGTCTGTCAACAGATCCCGGACGAACGGATGAAAAGCCGATTCGATGGGAATACTACGAAGATGAAAGTAGATACAGACTGTATCGTACCTGGTCAGAGTTACTGAGACTTCGGAAATCCAGTCCGGTTTTCAGCAGTGCGGAAACGGAATTTGAATCATCCCTTGGTGGAGGCATCAAATGGATTCGGTTACAGCATCAGGATATGGATGCGGTGATTGTAGGGAATTTCAGTGTGCTGTTCCGTGATGCCACA
This is a stretch of genomic DNA from Rhodohalobacter barkolensis. It encodes these proteins:
- a CDS encoding alpha-amylase family glycosyl hydrolase encodes the protein MNLDLRKTAFLLLPLILLAQTLAAQVITTEPAFPTEDEPLTIIFDASEDPGGELEGYTGNLYAHTGLIVSESDQGTSEWEYVIGTWGDNSAQPQLTSLGNDRWELEINDIRDFYDVPATEDKIYQIAIVFRSSDGNSQSRPDLFIDLYDDELLVRFTRPDVSALNPFFAEVGETVNLQAEASSTNPIQSLTLFEGNTELASTTETSLEYDYNVTSSGRTDFVIEVEDDQGNVESDSLYIMVNPPVNVQARPNGIEDGIHYHEDPSTVTFSFYAPDKQFAYLIGDMTDWEISEDHFMNLDETDPTGNRFWITLNDLTPGEIYRFQYFIDGEIRVADLYSELILDRNNDQYIDESIYPNMPQYPHGLTEDAVTVIEPGSEEYEWQVPDFERPAKEELVVYELLLRDFVEESSFDVLTDTLDYLENLGVNAIELMPVSEFSGNLSWGYNPVFHGALDKAYGSKDSFKRFVDEAHSRGIAVLLDVVYNHAEGNSPLIRIYGSDRNSNPLIGPGHAYNVFNHLNHDHPYIQYWLDRMNRYWLEEYNVDGYRFDLSKGFATNVNTGNNLNGYNAERISNLKRMADAMWEVDPDSYIILEHLGADSEEIELSDYGMLLWGNQNHTYSQASMGFQEESDFSRVYFGNRGWNNPYLVGYMESHDEQWMMFRNLNFGNELNENHDITEESVALNRQKLAGAFFFTVPGPKMIWQFGELGYGGGPGECLKPGDGSDGSCLSTDPGRTDEKPIRWEYYEDESRYRLYRTWSELLRLRKSSPVFSSAETEFESSLGGGIKWIRLQHQDMDAVIVGNFSVLFRDATVDFTQQGEWHEFVTGNSLDVGNVRQTFNLAPGEVRIYTSEFVEPAEENVFFQVGENDFGQLIRELNIDSNYPNPFNPSTQIKYEVPEAGSVVLDVYDVLGRRVATLVQDNEHPRGVFTVEFDAAGLSSGVYIARLKQGDQVVSEKMTLIK
- a CDS encoding LacI family DNA-binding transcriptional regulator is translated as MPITIYDIAKAAGVSIATVSRVFNQAENVKPQTRKKVLKIADEMGYHPHVYAQGLASKKKNRIVMLAPVMSNYFFTEVLRGIQDSLAEEHFELNIVNIGRKKDAFKLVEETIKKRWAEGYLLVSLHFSEKELKLLKRHNIPVCLVDDFSNSFDSVSFNNEEGAYLATKYLISKGNRQIAVLSANANSIPIRDRLKGYRRALDEFEIPYDENLIITGDSMERDGFTELSGYQAMNKILNLDPIPDAVFCTSDTKAVGAQKALKEHGVHLPLISFDNLTIAEYIGLSTVNQPMYDMGFRATNKLIQRLHNPDLRISNEVHHPELVIRSSSEKLKEVTS